The following proteins are encoded in a genomic region of Methylobacterium tardum:
- the dusA gene encoding tRNA dihydrouridine(20/20a) synthase DusA, whose product MMDWTDRHCRAFHRTLSARARLYTEMVTTGAVLHGPRERLLGFSDLEHPVALQLGGSDPAELAQAARIATDFGYDEVNLNVGCPSDRVQEGRFGACLMREPALVGGCVAAMKAAVSVPVTVKCRIGVDDQDPEAALDSLADAVVAAGVDGLIVHARKAWLQGLSPKENRDVPPLDYGRAARLKRRLPGLPVSVNGGLRDLAAVRSQLDAVDGVMVGRAAYTEPALLLDVDPALFGVPAPAADAFAAVAAFEPYVASVLARGERLHAVTRHMLGLFNGRPGARAYRRHLSTYGMRPEADLATLRDAVALVARAAPEARAA is encoded by the coding sequence ATGATGGACTGGACGGATCGCCATTGCCGGGCGTTTCATCGGACCTTGTCGGCGCGGGCGCGGCTCTACACCGAGATGGTCACCACCGGGGCGGTGCTGCACGGTCCGCGCGAGCGCCTGCTCGGCTTCTCGGACCTCGAACACCCGGTGGCGCTCCAGCTCGGCGGCTCGGACCCGGCGGAGCTGGCCCAGGCCGCGCGGATCGCTACGGATTTCGGCTACGACGAGGTCAACCTCAATGTCGGCTGCCCCTCGGACCGGGTGCAGGAGGGCCGCTTCGGCGCCTGCCTGATGCGCGAGCCGGCGCTGGTCGGCGGCTGCGTGGCGGCCATGAAGGCCGCCGTCTCCGTGCCGGTGACGGTGAAGTGCCGGATCGGCGTCGACGATCAGGACCCCGAGGCGGCGCTCGACAGCCTCGCGGATGCGGTGGTGGCGGCCGGCGTCGATGGCCTCATCGTCCACGCCCGCAAGGCCTGGCTTCAGGGTCTCTCGCCCAAGGAGAACCGGGACGTGCCGCCCCTCGATTACGGCCGGGCGGCGCGGCTGAAGCGGCGGCTCCCCGGGCTTCCGGTCTCGGTCAACGGCGGCCTGCGCGACCTCGCGGCGGTGCGGTCGCAGCTCGACGCGGTCGACGGCGTGATGGTCGGCCGGGCCGCCTATACCGAGCCGGCGCTGCTGCTCGACGTCGATCCCGCCTTGTTCGGCGTCCCCGCGCCGGCCGCCGACGCCTTCGCGGCGGTGGCGGCGTTCGAGCCATATGTCGCTTCGGTCCTGGCCCGGGGTGAGCGCCTGCACGCGGTCACCCGCCACATGCTCGGGCTGTTCAACGGCCGGCCCGGGGCCCGGGCCTACCGGCGCCACCTCTCGACCTACGGGATGCGGCCGGAGGCCGACCTCGCGACCCTGCGCGACGCGGTGGCGCTGGTCGCCCGCGCGGCCCCGGAAGCGCGGGCCGCCTGA
- a CDS encoding outer membrane protein: MKNILTSAVILATLTAAASAADLPRRALPPAPVPLPVFTWTGAYFGINAGYITSTKDVTNTAGVIRTSTGIPLGNYSISVPLQRDGFTGGGQVGYNHQFTPGSGFVVGVEADAAYTDLRGRNSYKSNLAGTNSFRQSGDYLGTVRGRVGYAFDRTLVYATGGFAYAGQTYRASLFQTDIQPNYYGSRSRTETGYAVGGGVEYALPTDSFLNFFRSSAVTVKGEALYYDLGTRTIPVLPTYRNVNAFATRFQNEGVLGRVGVNYKFGSY; the protein is encoded by the coding sequence ATGAAGAACATCCTCACATCCGCAGTTATCCTCGCCACCCTAACGGCGGCTGCCTCGGCGGCAGATCTGCCCCGCCGCGCGCTTCCGCCGGCCCCGGTCCCGCTGCCGGTCTTCACCTGGACCGGCGCTTACTTCGGCATCAACGCCGGTTACATCACGTCAACCAAGGATGTCACCAATACCGCGGGCGTGATCCGGACGAGCACTGGTATCCCGCTTGGCAACTATTCAATCTCGGTGCCGTTGCAGCGGGACGGTTTCACGGGCGGCGGCCAGGTCGGCTACAATCACCAGTTCACGCCGGGATCCGGTTTCGTCGTCGGCGTTGAGGCCGATGCGGCCTATACCGATCTGCGCGGTCGTAACAGCTACAAGAGCAATCTCGCCGGAACCAACAGCTTCCGCCAGTCGGGCGACTACCTCGGGACCGTGCGCGGCCGCGTCGGCTATGCCTTCGACCGTACCCTGGTCTACGCGACGGGCGGTTTCGCCTATGCGGGCCAGACCTACCGCGCCAGCCTCTTCCAGACGGACATCCAGCCGAACTACTACGGGAGCCGCTCGCGCACCGAGACCGGCTACGCGGTCGGTGGCGGCGTCGAGTACGCCCTCCCGACCGATTCCTTCCTGAACTTCTTCCGCTCCAGCGCGGTGACGGTGAAGGGTGAGGCGCTCTACTACGACCTCGGCACCCGCACGATCCCGGTCCTCCCGACCTACCGGAACGTCAACGCCTTCGCGACGCGCTTCCAGAACGAAGGCGTGCTCGGCCGTGTGGGTGTGAATTACAAGTTCGGCAGCTACTGA
- a CDS encoding peptidoglycan-binding domain-containing protein, protein MFALYGYDLPVTGLFDARTHAVVTAFQRHFRQARVDGVADASTITTLRDLIAALPAA, encoded by the coding sequence ATGTTCGCCCTCTACGGGTACGACCTGCCGGTCACCGGGCTGTTCGATGCGCGCACGCACGCGGTCGTCACCGCGTTCCAGCGCCATTTCCGGCAGGCGCGGGTGGACGGCGTGGCCGATGCGTCGACCATCACCACCCTGCGCGACCTGATCGCGGCCCTGCCGGCGGCCTGA
- a CDS encoding TerB family tellurite resistance protein: protein MNQGDRAQGVWGKIGGAGLGLAIGGPLGALVGGVAGHFLLDRVGAPFGRTPRDVVFTTGLVALAAKMAKSDGVVLPSEVEAFGRVVQVDPAARPGVERLFDLAKKTTNGFEAYARQLATTFGDEPALLEDVLDGLFQIAGADGALHEAEERYLRAVSGIFGFGEAAFQRIAARHVRLPDDPYIVLGLDRDVGDATLKTRHRALVAEHHPDRALARGLPAEAVAIATRRLAAINAAYDRIAQERGLR, encoded by the coding sequence ATGAACCAGGGCGACCGGGCTCAGGGCGTCTGGGGCAAGATCGGCGGGGCCGGTCTCGGTCTGGCCATCGGCGGTCCGCTCGGGGCGCTGGTCGGCGGCGTCGCCGGGCATTTCCTGCTCGACCGCGTCGGCGCGCCTTTCGGCCGGACGCCCCGGGACGTGGTGTTCACCACGGGCCTCGTGGCGCTGGCGGCCAAGATGGCCAAATCCGACGGCGTCGTGCTTCCGTCCGAGGTCGAGGCGTTCGGCCGCGTCGTGCAGGTCGATCCGGCCGCGCGCCCCGGCGTCGAGCGCCTGTTCGACCTCGCCAAGAAGACCACCAACGGCTTCGAGGCCTACGCCCGTCAGCTCGCCACGACCTTCGGCGATGAGCCCGCTTTGCTCGAGGACGTGCTCGACGGCCTGTTCCAGATCGCGGGCGCCGACGGGGCGCTCCACGAGGCGGAGGAACGCTACCTGCGCGCCGTCTCCGGCATCTTCGGCTTCGGCGAGGCCGCGTTCCAGCGCATCGCCGCCCGGCATGTCCGCCTGCCGGACGATCCCTACATCGTGCTCGGGCTGGACCGCGACGTCGGCGACGCGACGTTGAAGACGCGCCACCGGGCGCTCGTCGCCGAGCACCACCCCGACCGGGCGCTGGCCCGTGGCCTGCCCGCCGAGGCGGTGGCGATCGCCACGCGGCGTCTGGCCGCGATCAACGCGGCCTACGATCGGATCGCGCAGGAGCGGGGGCTGCGGTGA
- a CDS encoding CDC48 family AAA ATPase, with protein sequence MAEPDGQPLKLQVANARPQDGGRGIARLPQASLDELGLHEGDIIEIVGKRHTAAVAVGPYEEDQGLSLIRLDGLQRVNAGASSGDHVEVRRAEIRPATRVVVAPAQKNVRLQGSGEALRRTFFRRPLIAGDVIATATQRSGGPDPRLPPQLRSYLDLPAYGLQEIRLSVVATQPRGIVYVAEGTEIELRPLYEEPRDGHRADVTYDDIGGLGDTVDQIREMVELPLRHPELFQRLGIDPPKGVLLHGPPGTGKTRLARAVANETEARFFHIAGPEIMGSRYGESEQRLREVFQEAAQNAPAIIFIGEIDSIAPKREQVTGEVERRIVAQLLTLMDGLEPRQNVVVIGATNRRDAIGEALRRPGRFDREIIIGVPDQPGRREILGIHTRGMPLAPDVDLDAIARTTYGFVGADLGALAREAAMDAVRRILPAVNLREGIPAEVLEGLSVGRDDFLSAMKRIQPSALREIMIQVPDVTWDDVGGLAEAQMRLREGVELPLRSPQAFRRLGIRPAKGFLLFGPPGTGKTLLAKAVAREAEANFVATKSSDLLSKWYGESEQQVSRLFQRARQVAPTVVFIGEIDSLAPARGGGLGEPAVTERVVNTILAEMDGLEELQGVVVMAATNRPNLLDPALLRPGRFGELVYVPVPDAAGRRRILAIHTKGMPLAEDVDLDAVAERTARFTGADLEDLTRRAGLLALRESLEATQVRRAHFEQAARETRPSVTPEMEREYEEMLRTLKQEGPQRQPIGFLAQR encoded by the coding sequence ATGGCGGAGCCCGACGGACAGCCCCTCAAGCTCCAGGTCGCCAACGCGCGGCCGCAGGACGGCGGCCGCGGCATTGCCCGCCTGCCGCAGGCGTCGCTGGACGAACTCGGCTTGCACGAGGGCGACATCATCGAGATCGTCGGGAAGCGCCACACGGCCGCGGTGGCGGTCGGGCCCTACGAGGAGGACCAGGGCCTCAGCCTGATCCGCCTCGACGGCCTGCAGCGCGTCAATGCCGGCGCGTCGAGCGGCGATCATGTGGAGGTGCGCCGGGCCGAGATCCGGCCGGCCACCCGCGTGGTGGTCGCCCCGGCGCAGAAGAACGTCCGCCTCCAGGGCTCGGGCGAGGCCCTGCGGCGGACCTTCTTCCGCCGGCCCCTGATCGCCGGCGACGTCATCGCCACCGCGACCCAGCGCAGCGGCGGTCCCGATCCGCGGCTGCCGCCGCAGCTGCGCTCCTACCTCGACCTGCCCGCCTACGGCCTCCAGGAGATCCGCCTCAGCGTCGTGGCGACCCAGCCGCGCGGCATCGTCTACGTGGCGGAAGGGACCGAGATCGAGCTGCGCCCGCTCTACGAGGAACCCCGCGACGGCCACCGAGCCGACGTGACTTACGACGATATCGGCGGTCTCGGCGACACGGTCGACCAGATCCGCGAGATGGTCGAGTTGCCCCTGCGGCACCCCGAGCTGTTCCAGCGTCTCGGGATCGATCCGCCCAAGGGCGTGCTGCTGCACGGCCCGCCCGGCACCGGCAAGACCCGGCTGGCCCGGGCGGTGGCCAACGAGACCGAGGCCCGGTTCTTCCACATCGCCGGGCCCGAGATCATGGGCAGCCGCTACGGGGAATCCGAGCAGCGCCTGCGCGAGGTCTTCCAGGAGGCCGCCCAGAATGCGCCCGCCATCATCTTCATCGGCGAGATCGACTCGATCGCCCCGAAGCGCGAGCAGGTCACCGGCGAGGTCGAACGACGGATCGTGGCCCAGCTCCTGACCCTGATGGACGGGCTGGAGCCGCGCCAGAACGTCGTGGTGATCGGCGCCACCAACCGGCGCGACGCCATCGGCGAGGCCCTGCGCCGCCCCGGCCGCTTCGACCGCGAGATCATCATCGGCGTGCCCGACCAGCCGGGCCGGCGCGAGATCCTGGGCATCCATACCCGCGGCATGCCGCTCGCTCCGGATGTCGACCTCGATGCCATCGCCCGCACCACCTACGGCTTCGTCGGGGCCGATCTCGGCGCCCTGGCCCGCGAGGCCGCGATGGATGCGGTCCGCCGCATCCTGCCGGCGGTGAACCTGCGCGAAGGCATCCCGGCCGAGGTGCTGGAGGGACTCAGCGTCGGGCGGGACGACTTCCTCTCGGCGATGAAGCGGATCCAGCCCTCGGCGCTGCGCGAGATCATGATCCAGGTGCCCGATGTCACCTGGGACGATGTCGGCGGTCTCGCCGAGGCGCAGATGCGCCTGCGCGAGGGCGTCGAGCTGCCCTTGCGCTCGCCGCAGGCCTTCCGGCGCCTGGGCATCCGCCCGGCCAAGGGCTTCCTGCTGTTCGGACCGCCCGGCACCGGCAAGACCCTGCTCGCCAAGGCGGTCGCCCGGGAGGCGGAGGCGAATTTCGTGGCCACCAAATCCTCCGACCTCCTGTCGAAATGGTACGGCGAATCCGAGCAGCAGGTCTCGCGGCTGTTCCAGCGCGCCCGGCAGGTCGCCCCGACGGTGGTGTTCATCGGCGAGATCGACAGCCTCGCCCCGGCACGTGGCGGCGGCCTGGGCGAGCCGGCCGTCACCGAGCGGGTGGTCAACACGATCCTCGCCGAGATGGACGGGCTGGAGGAATTGCAGGGCGTCGTGGTCATGGCGGCGACCAACCGCCCGAATCTTCTCGACCCGGCGCTGCTGCGCCCCGGGCGGTTCGGCGAGTTGGTCTACGTGCCGGTGCCGGACGCGGCCGGCCGCCGCCGGATCCTGGCGATCCACACCAAGGGCATGCCGCTCGCTGAGGATGTCGACCTCGACGCCGTGGCCGAGCGCACGGCCCGCTTCACCGGCGCCGATCTGGAGGACCTCACCCGCCGGGCCGGCCTGCTGGCCTTGCGGGAATCCCTCGAGGCCACCCAGGTGCGGCGCGCCCATTTCGAGCAGGCGGCGCGGGAGACCCGGCCCTCGGTGACGCCCGAGATGGAGCGGGAATACGAGGAGATGCTGCGCACCCTGAAGCAGGAGGGACCGCAGCGGCAGCCGATCGGCTTCCTCGCGCAGCGTTGA
- a CDS encoding GlxA family transcriptional regulator: MEPRSIALLALPDVQLLDVAGPLDVFAEANAQSGRAAYSLSLIGTERGPITTSSGRRLIADLVAPAEAGAAFDTLLVAGAPRIHEAALAPDLLAWLADAAARSRRYGSVCSGAFLLGQAGLLDGRRVTTHWAVAEMLAARYPGARIEPDAICLFDGPLRTAAGVTAGLDLALALVEEDLGVEIARRVAAQLVMFFKRGGGQMQFSRRGVSAPSGRSALQEVQRWVAAHPAEDHGVERLAARTGMSPRHFARVFRTETGLTPAAYVETVRIEAVRRLLETRDIALKQVAGACGFRDADTLRRAFTRRVGTSPAEYRRRHARG; encoded by the coding sequence ATGGAGCCCCGATCGATCGCCCTCCTCGCCCTGCCCGACGTCCAGCTCCTCGACGTGGCCGGTCCGCTGGACGTCTTCGCCGAGGCGAATGCGCAGAGCGGCCGCGCCGCCTACAGCCTGTCGCTCATCGGGACGGAGCGGGGCCCGATCACGACCTCGTCGGGCCGGCGCCTGATCGCCGACCTCGTGGCGCCCGCCGAGGCCGGCGCGGCCTTCGACACGCTCCTCGTCGCCGGCGCGCCCCGGATCCACGAGGCCGCCCTTGCGCCGGATCTCCTCGCCTGGCTCGCCGACGCGGCGGCACGGAGCCGGCGCTATGGCTCGGTCTGCAGCGGCGCCTTCCTGCTCGGGCAGGCCGGTCTCCTCGACGGGCGGCGGGTGACGACACACTGGGCCGTGGCGGAGATGCTGGCCGCGCGCTACCCCGGAGCGCGGATCGAGCCCGACGCGATCTGTCTGTTCGACGGGCCGCTCCGGACCGCGGCCGGCGTCACGGCGGGGCTCGACCTCGCCCTGGCGCTCGTGGAGGAGGATCTGGGTGTCGAGATCGCCCGCCGGGTGGCGGCTCAGCTCGTCATGTTCTTCAAGCGCGGCGGCGGCCAGATGCAGTTCAGCCGCCGCGGCGTCAGCGCGCCGAGCGGCCGCTCCGCCCTTCAGGAGGTACAGCGCTGGGTCGCCGCCCACCCGGCGGAGGACCACGGCGTCGAGCGGCTCGCCGCCAGGACCGGGATGAGCCCGCGCCATTTCGCGCGCGTGTTCCGCACCGAGACGGGCCTGACCCCGGCCGCCTATGTCGAGACCGTGCGGATCGAGGCGGTGCGCCGCCTCCTCGAGACCCGGGACATCGCTCTGAAGCAGGTCGCGGGCGCCTGCGGGTTCCGGGATGCCGACACGCTCCGGCGCGCCTTCACCCGGCGGGTCGGCACGAGTCCGGCCGAGTACCGGCGGCGGCACGCCCGCGGTTGA
- a CDS encoding methyl-accepting chemotaxis protein, with protein MLASAVILGFESFSSLDLMMDGRKAAIRHQVEAAHSIVLAFGKQAEAGTISQDAAKRKAAEVLRAIRYNGGDYVFVYGTTPGDLGRNVVHPDPKIEGTKSRDDAAMMRTFVGRMIEQGRAGGGFTAYRWPRLGETEPAPKVAYSLAYEPWQWVISSALYVDDIQAAGQARVLRSLLWLGPLCLAIVAGSILLVRSITTPLAAFTGALRRLAGGELTLAIPGAGRHDEIGRMAEAAEVFRDSMLKERALTAERLAEQAKREERGRWMEDLTRSFDRSASALLQQVDSAASGMREACRAMSETAVETAKQAGSAALSVRQASANVQTVAAATEELTASIAEIGGQALKSAEIAGQAVSEAGLTDHQIRGLAGAAERIGEVVRIISAIAAQTNLLALNATIEAARAGEAGRGFAVVAAEVKGLAGQTAKATEEITAQIGAIQRESSVAVGAVQSIGRTVESMNAIASVIAAAVEQQRAATGDISRNIEEASQGTDAVSNTVVSASAAADETRRLAHDVGEAAGGVSRSAEALRAEVVRFLADMRAA; from the coding sequence GTGCTGGCATCTGCGGTCATCCTGGGCTTCGAAAGCTTTTCGAGTCTTGATCTGATGATGGACGGGCGCAAGGCTGCAATCCGCCATCAGGTCGAGGCCGCGCACAGCATCGTCCTCGCTTTCGGTAAGCAGGCGGAGGCCGGGACGATCTCCCAGGATGCGGCGAAGCGGAAAGCCGCCGAGGTCCTGCGCGCGATCCGCTACAATGGTGGCGATTACGTCTTCGTCTACGGCACGACGCCGGGCGATCTGGGCCGCAATGTCGTCCACCCGGATCCGAAGATCGAGGGCACCAAGAGCCGCGACGACGCGGCCATGATGAGGACCTTCGTCGGACGGATGATCGAGCAGGGTCGGGCAGGCGGCGGCTTCACCGCATATCGCTGGCCGCGGCTCGGCGAAACCGAGCCGGCACCGAAGGTCGCATACTCGCTGGCCTATGAGCCCTGGCAGTGGGTCATATCCTCGGCCCTCTACGTGGACGACATCCAGGCGGCGGGCCAAGCGCGGGTTCTGCGGTCCTTGCTGTGGCTGGGCCCGCTCTGTCTGGCGATCGTCGCGGGCAGCATCCTGCTGGTCCGCAGCATCACCACGCCGCTGGCGGCCTTCACGGGCGCCCTGCGCCGGCTGGCCGGCGGTGAATTGACCCTGGCGATTCCGGGAGCGGGTCGGCACGACGAGATCGGCCGCATGGCCGAGGCGGCCGAGGTGTTCCGCGACAGCATGCTGAAGGAGCGCGCGCTGACCGCCGAACGGCTGGCCGAGCAGGCCAAGCGGGAGGAGCGCGGCCGCTGGATGGAGGATCTCACGCGCAGCTTCGACCGGAGCGCGAGCGCGCTGCTGCAGCAGGTCGACAGCGCGGCGTCCGGGATGCGGGAGGCCTGCCGCGCCATGTCGGAGACCGCCGTCGAGACCGCCAAGCAGGCCGGCTCGGCGGCGCTCTCGGTCCGGCAGGCCTCGGCCAACGTGCAGACCGTGGCGGCGGCCACCGAGGAGCTGACCGCCTCGATCGCGGAGATCGGCGGCCAAGCCCTCAAATCGGCGGAGATCGCCGGCCAGGCGGTGAGCGAGGCCGGGCTCACCGACCATCAGATCCGCGGGCTCGCGGGCGCGGCGGAACGGATCGGCGAGGTCGTGCGGATCATCTCGGCGATTGCCGCGCAGACGAACCTGCTGGCCCTCAACGCCACGATCGAGGCGGCGCGGGCCGGCGAGGCCGGGCGCGGCTTCGCCGTGGTGGCGGCCGAGGTGAAAGGCTTGGCCGGGCAGACCGCGAAGGCAACTGAGGAGATCACCGCGCAGATCGGCGCCATCCAGCGCGAGTCCTCCGTGGCCGTGGGCGCGGTCCAGTCGATCGGCCGGACGGTGGAGTCGATGAACGCGATCGCCAGCGTGATCGCGGCGGCGGTCGAGCAGCAGCGCGCCGCCACGGGCGACATCTCGCGCAACATCGAGGAGGCGTCCCAGGGCACCGACGCGGTGAGCAACACGGTGGTGTCGGCCTCAGCCGCCGCCGACGAGACGCGCCGCCTGGCGCATGACGTGGGCGAGGCGGCCGGCGGTGTGAGCCGCAGCGCGGAGGCGCTGCGGGCCGAAGTGGTGCGCTTCCTCGCCGATATGCGCGCGGCTTGA
- a CDS encoding TerC family protein — protein MMDVLTIEWLGKPLWMWLGFHVLIACLLAFDLGLLHRDKEHEIGVRESLALTGFYLTLGLAFGGWVWWYLGPQAGEEYVTGLVVEKSLSMDNVFVIAMILTALGIPRAAQHRVLLWGILAAVVLRGLMIGLGAALVHQVHWVLSLFAAFLIYAGLKILLSGDEEEGDFQNSAVVRWFKTTFRVTPDLHGQRFTVRKTDSKTGKVARYFTPLALALVLVNGADVIFAVDSVPAIFAITTDTFVVYTSNIFAILGLRALYFALAAMVDRFAYLKTALAFILMFIGAKIVVADTFELVTVPPWVSLVVTLTLLAAGVAYSLWRTRSDAHAQVAPEPGHPHEARAHRA, from the coding sequence ATGATGGATGTTCTCACCATCGAATGGCTCGGCAAGCCATTGTGGATGTGGCTCGGGTTCCACGTCCTGATCGCGTGCCTGCTCGCCTTCGACCTCGGGCTGCTGCATCGGGACAAGGAGCACGAGATCGGCGTCCGGGAGAGCTTGGCGCTCACCGGCTTCTATCTCACCCTCGGCCTCGCCTTCGGCGGCTGGGTCTGGTGGTATCTCGGGCCCCAGGCCGGCGAGGAATACGTCACCGGCCTCGTGGTCGAGAAGTCGCTGTCGATGGACAACGTCTTCGTCATCGCCATGATCCTGACGGCCCTGGGCATCCCCCGGGCCGCCCAGCACCGGGTCCTGCTGTGGGGCATCCTGGCGGCGGTGGTGCTGCGCGGCCTGATGATCGGGCTCGGCGCCGCCCTGGTGCATCAGGTTCACTGGGTGCTGTCGCTGTTTGCCGCCTTCCTGATCTACGCGGGCCTGAAGATCCTGCTCTCCGGCGACGAGGAGGAGGGCGACTTCCAGAACAGCGCCGTCGTGCGCTGGTTCAAGACCACATTCCGGGTCACGCCCGACCTGCACGGCCAGCGCTTCACCGTGCGCAAGACCGATTCGAAGACCGGCAAAGTCGCCCGATACTTCACCCCGCTGGCCCTGGCCCTGGTTCTGGTGAACGGCGCCGACGTGATCTTCGCGGTCGACAGCGTGCCGGCGATCTTCGCGATCACCACCGACACGTTCGTGGTCTACACCTCCAACATCTTCGCGATCCTGGGCCTGCGCGCCCTCTATTTCGCCCTCGCCGCGATGGTGGATCGGTTCGCCTATCTCAAGACCGCGCTGGCCTTCATCCTGATGTTCATCGGCGCCAAGATCGTGGTCGCCGACACGTTCGAGCTCGTGACCGTGCCGCCCTGGGTCTCGCTGGTCGTAACCCTGACGCTGCTGGCCGCGGGCGTCGCCTACAGCCTGTGGCGCACGCGGTCCGACGCGCACGCCCAGGTCGCCCCGGAACCCGGGCATCCGCACGAGGCCCGGGCCCACCGGGCCTGA
- a CDS encoding SDR family oxidoreductase → MTTDPLSKYPRPPFEAQPQSFPGKTGRMAPEPDHGEASYTGSGKLTGQAALITGGDSGIGRAVAIAFAREGADVAISYLPEEQADAEAVAGWIEKAGRRALLLPGDLKDAAYGRQIVARTVETFGRLDVLVNNGAFQQPNEDLAAIEDSIFEDHFRTNVFGPFYVTKAALAHLKPGASVIFTSSVNSKHPMPSLMAYSATKGALSNMVLSLAQLLAEKGVRVNGVLPGPIWTPFIPSGMSQDSVKTFGSQVPFGRPGQPAELASAYVMLASEESSYTSGALVTVAGAMPVF, encoded by the coding sequence GTGACCACTGATCCGCTCAGCAAGTATCCCCGTCCGCCCTTCGAGGCGCAGCCCCAGAGCTTTCCGGGCAAGACCGGCCGCATGGCGCCCGAGCCCGACCACGGCGAGGCGAGCTACACGGGCTCGGGCAAGCTCACCGGCCAGGCCGCGCTGATCACCGGCGGCGACAGCGGCATCGGCCGCGCCGTTGCCATCGCGTTCGCCCGGGAAGGGGCCGACGTCGCCATCTCCTACCTGCCGGAGGAGCAGGCGGACGCCGAGGCGGTGGCCGGCTGGATCGAGAAGGCGGGCCGGCGCGCGCTGCTCCTGCCGGGCGACCTCAAGGACGCGGCCTACGGGCGCCAGATCGTCGCCCGCACGGTGGAGACGTTCGGGCGCCTCGACGTTCTGGTCAACAACGGCGCGTTCCAGCAGCCAAACGAGGACCTCGCCGCCATCGAGGATTCCATCTTCGAGGACCATTTCCGCACCAACGTGTTCGGGCCGTTCTACGTGACCAAGGCGGCGCTGGCGCATCTCAAGCCCGGCGCTTCGGTGATCTTCACCTCCTCGGTGAACTCCAAGCACCCGATGCCGTCGCTCATGGCCTACAGCGCCACCAAGGGTGCGCTGAGCAACATGGTGCTGAGCCTCGCCCAGCTCCTCGCCGAGAAGGGCGTGCGCGTGAACGGCGTGCTGCCGGGTCCGATCTGGACGCCGTTCATCCCGTCCGGGATGAGCCAGGATTCGGTGAAGACGTTCGGCAGCCAGGTTCCGTTCGGGCGCCCCGGCCAGCCGGCCGAGCTCGCCTCAGCCTACGTGATGCTGGCTTCCGAGGAGAGCAGCTACACGTCCGGCGCCCTCGTCACCGTCGCGGGCGCGATGCCGGTCTTCTGA
- a CDS encoding urease accessory protein UreE, with amino-acid sequence MPTATTIVRRAAVRADRIADTVSLDHAGREAVAGSLVAEGGLDFAVALTKAAPLEDGDALRLDDGRLVAVRAATEDLLEVRAENPARLMRLAWQLGGSHVPAEIAADVLYVPATPATAELVRGQGCHASPVSRAFRPERAAHDHSTCGHDHSHDHHGHDHHGHDHHHAGDPGHDHAHDHVHQHSHHDHGHGHVHGPGCSHDH; translated from the coding sequence ATGCCGACAGCCACCACGATCGTCCGCCGCGCCGCGGTGCGCGCCGACCGCATCGCCGACACGGTGAGCCTCGACCACGCTGGCCGGGAGGCCGTCGCGGGGTCGCTCGTTGCCGAGGGCGGCCTCGACTTCGCGGTGGCGCTCACCAAGGCCGCGCCCCTCGAGGATGGCGACGCCCTGCGCCTCGACGACGGCCGGCTGGTCGCGGTGCGCGCCGCCACGGAGGATCTCCTCGAGGTGCGCGCGGAAAACCCCGCCCGGCTGATGCGCCTGGCCTGGCAGCTCGGCGGCAGCCACGTGCCCGCCGAGATCGCCGCCGACGTGCTCTACGTCCCGGCAACGCCTGCGACGGCCGAGCTGGTGCGCGGCCAGGGCTGCCACGCGAGCCCGGTCTCCCGCGCCTTCCGTCCCGAACGCGCGGCCCACGATCACAGCACCTGCGGCCACGATCACAGTCATGACCATCACGGCCATGACCATCATGGGCACGATCATCACCATGCGGGTGATCCTGGACACGATCACGCCCACGATCATGTCCACCAACACAGCCACCACGATCATGGTCATGGGCACGTGCACGGTCCCGGCTGCAGCCACGACCACTAG